CGCGTGGTGCCCTTCACGGCGGGGGCGCACCCGCTGCTGGGCGCCGCGCTGCGCATCATGTCCTTCCCCTCGCCGAGGCTGCGTGACGTGGTGTACCAGGAGACGGCGATCAGCGGTGTCCTGATCGACAGGCCCCGCGTGATACTCGAATCCACCGCGAGCTACGCCGAGACCTTCGACCTCGCGCTCGGTGAACGCGACTCGCGGGAGTTCATCCGCCGCGTCCACGACGAGATGGAGCAGCTCTGATGCGCACCGGCACCTGGTTCAGGAGCAGCCACAGCACCGCGTCCGGCGAGTGCGTGGAGGTCCGCTTCGACGGCCGCACCACCCGCGTGCGGGACAGCAAGAACCGCCGCCCGACGATCAGCCTCGCGTCCGGGTGGCGCGCCTTCCTGTCGGGCGTGCGCGGCGGGGCGTTCGAGACCTGGCGGACGCCCCGCCCGCCCGTCACGCCTTGAGGCCCAGCTCCCGCGCGATCAGCATCTTCTGCACCTCGCTGGTCCCCTCGCCGATCTCCAGGATCTTGGCGTCCCGGTAGAAGCGGCCGACCGGGTACTCGTTCATGAACCCGTAGCCGCCGAAGACCTGCGTGGCCTCGCGGGCGTTGTCCATGGCCGCCTCGGACGACACGAGCTTCGCGATGGCCGCCTCGCGCTTGAACGGCTCGCCGCGCAGCATCTTCGAGGCCGCCTGGTAGTAGGCCAGCCGCGCGGTGTGCGTGCGGGCCTCCATCTCGGCGATCTTGAACTGGATGGCCTGGTACTCGCCGATCCGGCGGCCGAACGCCTCGCGCTCGCCCACGTACTTCAGGCACTCGTCCACGCAGCCCTGCGCCAGGCCCACGCCGATCGCGGCGATGGCGACCCGGCCCTCGTCCAGGGTGCGGAGGAACTGGGCGTAGCCGCGCCCGCGCTCGCCGACGAGGTTCGCCAGCGGCACGCGGCAGTCCTGGAAGGACAGCTCGCGGGTGTCCGAGGCGTTCCAGCCGACCTTGGAGTACTTGCGGGACACCGTGAAGCCGGGCGTGCCGGAGGGCACGAGGATCGCGGAGATCTCGGGCTTGCCGTTCTCGCGGCGACCGGTGACGGCGGCGACGGTCACCAGGCCGGTGATGTCGGTGCCCGAGTTGGTGATGAACGCCTTGGTGCCGTTGAGCACCCACTCGTCGCCGTCCTGCTTCGCGGTGGTGCGCAGCGCGCCCGCGTCGGAGCCGCCGCCGGGCTCGGTGAGGCCGAACGCGCCCAGCACCTCGCCGGAGGTCAGCTTCGGCAGCCACTGCGCCTTCTGCTCGTCGGAGCCGAACCGGTACAGCGGCATCGCGCCCAGCGAGACGCCCGCCTCCAGCGTGATGGCGACGGACGAGTCGACCCGGGCCAGCTCCTCCAGCGCCAGGCACAGCGCGAAGTAGTCGCCGCCCATGCCGCCGTGCTCCTCGGGGAACGGCAGGCCGAACAGGCCCATCCGCCCCATCTTGGCGACGATCCCGTAGGGGAACTCCTCGCGCTCGTAGAACCCGCCGATGACCGGGGCGACCTCGTCCCGGGCGAACTCCTCGACGGTCTTGCGCAGCGCCTCGTAGTCCTCGTCAAGGCGGAAGTCCAGCATCGCTCACTCCTCGTGGGGCACGACGACGGCCAGGGGTTGGTCCAGGGCGACCTGCTGGCCCTCCCGGACGTGCACTTCGGTGAGCACGCCGGCCACGGGTGACGTGACGGTGTGCTCCATCTTCATCGCTTCGACCACGAACAACGCCTGCCCGGCGGTCACCTCGTCGCCCTGCGCGGCCCGCGCGACGAGCACCGTGCCGGGCATCGGGCTGGTGACCGGACCGCCGCGACCGGCGGCGCCCGACGCGGCGGCCTCGGACGGCCTGGTCTCGGTCAACGCCCACGCGTGCCCGTCCCTGCCCAGCCACAGCACGTCCCCGTCCCGGGCCATCGCGTACCGCCGGCCGCCCACGACCAGCCGGTCGCCCTCGACCCGGACCGCGTAGCGCGCCGGTTCGCCGTCCGCGATCGACACCTCGTCACCGCGCACCCGCACCTCGACGCCGTCGATCAGCCACCGGGTCCACGCGCGGTCGCCGAGCCGCCAGCCGTCGGACCGCGCCCACGGGTCGCCGTCGTCGCCCGCGAGGGAGAGCTGCCGCTCCAGGGCGGCGGCGGCCGGCACCTCGTCGGGCAGGTCGACGGCCACCAGCGAGTCGAGCTTCCGCTCCACCAGCCCGGTGTCGAGGTCGCCCGCCCGCACGTCCGGGTCGGTCAGCAGCGCCCGCAGGAACGGCACGTTCGTGGTCACGCCCAGCAGCGTGAACCGGCCCAGCGCGGCGTGCAGCCGGCGCAGCGCCTCGGCCCGGGTGGCGCCGTGCGCGATCACCTTGGCCAGCATCGGGTCGTAGTCGCTGCCCACGGTCAGCCCGACGCGCAGCGCCGAGTCGACCCGCACGTCCGCCGGCTCCTCCAGCAGCAGCACCGTGCCGCCGGTGGGCAGGAAACCGCGGGACGGGTCCTCGGCGTAGACGCGGGCCTCCACGGCGTGCCCGGTCAGCTCGACCGAGGTGAACCCCAGCGGCTCGCCCGCCGCCACCCGCAGCTGCTGCTCGACCAGGTCCACGCCGGTGACCAGCTCGGTCACCGGGTGCTCGACCTGGAGCCGGGTGTTCATCTCCATGAAGAACCAGTCGCCGGACGCGCCGTCGACGATGAACTCGACGGTGCCCGCGCCGACGTACCCGACGGACCGCGCCGCCTCCACCGCCGCCCGGCCCATGGCCTCCCGGACCTCGGGGGTGAGCAGCGGTGACGGGGCCTCCTCGATGATCTTCTGGTGCCGCCGCTGGAGGCTGCACTCGCGTTCGCCGAGGTGCACCACACCGCCGTGCGCGTCCGCCAGCACCTGGATCTCGACGTGCCGGGGGTTGCCGACGAACCGCTCGATGAGCAGCGCGTCGTCGCCGAACGACCCGCGCGCCTCGCGCCGGGCGGACTCGATCGCGTCGCGCAGCGCCCCCGGCTCGCGGACCAGCCGCATGCCCTTGCCGCCACCGCCCGCGGACGGCTTGAGCAGCACCGGGAAACCGATCTCGGCCGCCGCGCCGACCAGGTCGTCGTCGGTCATGCCGACCTCGGTGCGGCCGGGCACGACCGGCACCCCGGCCGCCGCGACGGTCAGCTTGGCGCGGATCTTGTCGCCCATCGCCTCGATCGCCTCGGCGGGCGGGCCGATGAACACCAGCCCGGCCTTGTCGCAGGCGCGGGCGAACTCGGCGTTCTCGGCGAGGAAGCCGTAGCCGGGGTGCACCGCCCGGGCGCCCGTCGACAGCGCGGCCTCCACCACCTTCTCGATCGACAGGTAGCTCTCCCGGGCCGCCGCCGGGCCGAGCCGCACCGCCTCGTCGGCCAGCCGCACGTGCGCGGCGTCGGCGTCGGCGTCGCTGTACACGGCGACGGAGCGGATGCCGTGGGCCCTCAGGGCGCGGATGACTCGGACCGCGATCTCGCCGCGGTTGGCCACCAGTACCGACTCGAACATCGCCATCACATCCGGAAGACGCCGTAGGACACCGGCTCGATCGGGGCGTTGGCCGCCGTGGACAGGGCCAGACCGAGGACGGTGCGCGTGTCGAGCGGGTCGATCACGCCGTCGTCCCACAGGCGCGCGGTGGAGTAGTACGGGTTGCCCTGGTCCTCGTACTGCTGCCGGATCGGCGCCTTGAACGCCTCCTCGTCCTCCGCCGACCACTCGTCGCCGAGCTGGTCGCGCCGCACGGTGGCGAGCACGGACGCGGCCTGCTCGCCGCCCATGACGGAGATGCGGGCGTTCGGCCACATCCACAGGAACCGGGGCGAGTACGCCCGGCCGCACATCGAGTAGTTGCCCGCGCCGAACGAGCCGCCGATGACGACGGTGAACTTCGGCACCCGCGCGCACGCCACCGCCGTGACCATCTTCGCGCCGTGCTTGGCGATGCCCCCGGCCTCGTACTCGCGGCCGACCATGAACCCGCTGATGTTCTGGAGGAACACCAGGGGCACGGACCGCTGGTCGCACAGCTGGACGAAGTGCGCGCCCTTGAGCGCGGACTCGCCGAACAGCACGCCGTTGTTGGCGACGATGCCGACCGGGTGGCCGTGGACGCGCGCGAACCCGGTGACGAGCGTCGTGCCGTACTCCTTCTTGAACTCCTGGAACCGGCTGCCGTCGACGACGCGGGCGATCACCTCGCGCACGTCGTACGGGGTGCGGCTGTCGGTCGGCACGACGCCGTACAGCTCGGCCGGGTCGACGACCGGCTCGACGCTCGGCTCGACCCGCCAGGGGCGGGGCGCGCGGGGGCCGAGGGTGGAGACGATGGAGCGGACGACGCGCAGCGCGTGCCCGTCGTCCTCGGCGAGGTGGTCGGTGACGCCGGAGGTGCGCGAGTGCAGCTCGCCGCCGCCCAGCTCCTCGGCCGTGACGACCTCGCCGGTGGCGGCCTTCACCAGCGGCGGGCCGCCGAGGAAGATCGTGCCCTGGCCGCGCACGATCACCGCCTCGTCGGACATGGCGGGCACGTACGCGCCGCCCGCCGTGCACGAGCCGAGCACCGCCGCGACCTGCGGGATGCCGCGGGCGGACATCGTGGCCTGGTTGAAGAAGATGCGGCCGAAGTGCTCGCGGTCCGGGAACACCTCGTCCTGCTTCGGCAGGAACGCGCCGCCGGAGTCCACCAGGTAGACGCACGGGAGGTTGTTGTGGAGCGCGACCTCCTGGGCGCGGAGGTGCTTCTTGACCGTCATCGGGTAGTAGGTGCCGCCCTTGACGGTGGCGTCGTTGGCGACGACCACGACCTCGCGGCCGGAGACGCGGCCGACGCCGGTGATGACGCCGGCGGCCGGGGCCTCGTCGCCGTACATGCCGTCGGCGGCCAGCGGGGACAGCTCCAGGAACGGCGAGCCGGGGTCCAGGAGGGTGTCGACGCGGTCGCGCGGCAGCAGCTTGCCGCGGGCCACGTGGCGGGCGCGGGCCTTCTCCGGACCGCCCAGGGCGGCCTGGCGGAGCTTGGCGCGCAGGTCGTGCACGAGCGCGGTGTGCTCGTCGTGGTAGCGCCGGAAGGCGTCGGCCGACTTGTCGGCCGTGCTGCGCAGCACCGGGGCGTCCATCGGGCTCCTCGCGGTTAGCCGTCGTTAACCTGAGGAGATGTTAGCGCTTGTTAACCCCCGTTCACAAGCGGGAGGGGGCCGCCGTGGCGACCCCCTCCGCGGTGGTGCCCCGACTCAGCCGGTGACGGCGTTCAGCTGCGGCAGGTAGCCGAGCCGCTGACCGTTGCGGTTCGGGTGGTAGGACTCCTCGACCGGCCACGACAGGCTGTTCAGCCACCAGTCGCCGGAGCAGATCTCGTGGCCGGCGAACGCGCCGCGCAGGTCGCGGTAGGCGAAGCCCTTCGCGCCCGCCCTGGCCGAGATGACGGTGTGCAGGGCGTCGGCGGCCGAGTTGATCGCGGCGCGCTTGGTGTCGCTCAGGCCCACGTTGCAGGAACCGGGGACCTTGTAGAGGCGCGGGTAGCCGAGCACGACGACGGTGGCCGACGGGGCGCGGCCGCGGATCTGGGCGTAGACGTTGTCCAGCAGGCCCGGCAGGGTGCCCGAGACGTACGCCTTGGCCTGGTTGACCCGGTTGGTGCAGGTCGAGTCGGTGCCGAAGGTGCAGGTGGTGATCACGTCGGTGAACCCGGCGTCGTTCCCGCCGATCGAGATGCTGACCAGGGAGGTCGTCGCGGTGACCGAACCGATCTGGTTGTTCAGCACGTCGCCGGTGCGGGCGCCCGAGCAGGCGACGAACTTGAACGAGGCGGGCGCGTGCGAGGCCGCCCACAGCGCCGGGTAGCTGTACTGGCTGCGCTTGCAGCCCCCGGAGTCGGAGTAGTAGGAACCGGTGCCCGTCCCGGAGGAGTAGGAGTCGCCGAGGGCGACGTAGTTGGCGGCGGCCGCTTCGGCCGGCACGACGAGGGCGAGCGACGCGGCTATCGCCAGCGCGGCGCTCGACAGGGTGCGGACAAGGCGCATCGGAGCCTCCCGGAGGGAAACAACGCAGGGTGTGATGCGGAGCACGTCAAGAGTTACCAGTAGGTAGCGCCGCGCAAATAGGGATAGTTAATAGTTAACAGCTTATAACCACGGTGAGTAAACAATGTCCTGCCGACAGCCCGGTTAACGAACGTTTACGCCCGCTGGGCGGGCCGCTTAAGATGGGCGGCGTGCCAGCCGAGCCCGTGAAGCAGTCCCGCCGCGACCAGATCCTGGCCGCCGCCGCCGAGCTGTTCGCCAGGCACGGCTTCCACGGCGTGGGCATCGACGACATCGGCGCGGCGGTCGGCATCTCCGGCCCCGCCCTCTACCGCCACTTCCGCAGCAAGGACGCGATGCTCGGCGAGATGCTGACGCAGATCAGCGAGCGGCTGCTGGAGGGCGGCGTGGCGCGCGTGGAGACGTCGTCCGGACCGGCGGACGCGCTGCGCGAGCTGATCGGGTGGCACGTGGACTTCGCCCTGGACGACCCGGCGCTGATCACCGTGCAGATCCGGAACCTGGCCAACCTGACCGACCCGGACCGCCGCCGGGTGCGCGCGTTGCAGCGGCGGTACGTCGAGGTGTGGGTCGAGACGATCCGCAAGACCTCGCCGGAGGTGGACGAGCCCACCGCCCGCGCCGCCGCGCACGCCGTGTTCGGCCTGATCAACTCGACCCCGCACAGCGCCCACCTCGACCGGGACCAGATGGCGGAGCTGCTGTCGCGGATGGCCCTGGCCTCGCTGTCGGGCGCGGTGGCCTGACCCGTCCCCCCGCCGGCGGTGGGGCCTGCCCCACCACGTGGCAGGGGGACAGGGGGTTGGCGGCCACCGATGCGCGTCCGTAACCTGGACCGCCGATGAACGACACGGCGGCGCGCAGCGACACCGGGGGGTGGCCGGGTCTCCGGTTGCTCGCCCGGTTACCGACCTGGTTCCGGTTCGTCCTGGTCGCGCTCGCCGTGTTCGCGTGCGGCGTGATCGCGTCCCGCCCCGTCGGGGCGACCGACCCCGGCCCGCTGACCGGCGACGTGGCGACCGCGGCGCGCGCCGTCGAGGCGATGGCCGACCCCGGCGACGCCAACCCGCTGCTGGCCTTCCCCGAGGACTTCGACCGCGTCGTCGGACGCGACCCGCGGGTGGTCACGGCACCCGACGGCACCACCCGCGCCATCGACCCGAACGGGGGCTGCTCCGGCCCCGCCGGCGACACCGAGTGGGACTTCGGCACGGGCTGCCGGGCCCACGACCTCGGCTACGACCTCCTCCGGTACGCCGAGCGGAAGGGCCGCCCCCTCGACCAGGACGCCCGCAAGTCGCTCGACGCACGGCTCGCCCGGGACATGCACGCCCAGTGCGACGCGAACCCGCGCGGCAACGGCGCGCGGTGCCACGCCACCGCGCGGCTGTACGCGGCGGGCCTGGAGTTCAACTCGTGGCGGCAGCGGTGGGGGCCGCCCGGTCACGAGCCGGTGCTCGCGTGGGGCTTCGGCAGCGCCGTCGTGGTGTTCCTGCTGGTGGCACGGCTGCCGCGCCGGCGCGAACCGGACCCGGAACCGCGGCCGCGGCCCGCCGCCGACCGGTACGCGACGTTCCTGCGGCTCGCCGCGCTCGGCATGGTGGTGCTCGGCCAGTCGGCGCTCACCGTGCTGCACTGGGCGGGCGTCAGCGCGAACTGGCTGTGGCTGCTGACCTGGCTCCTCCAGGCGATCCCGGTCTTCTACTTCGCGGGCGGCCAGGCGAACCTCCTCAGCTGGCGGGCCGTGCAGGCCGACCACGGCGGGTACGGGCGGTACCTGGCCGCGCGGATCTCGTGGCTGCTGCGGCCGGTGCTGGCGTTCGTGCTCGCCTGGCTGGTCCTGCCGCTGCCGCTGGAACTGCTCGACGTGGACAAGTCGCGGGTGGAGATGTTCGGGCGGCTGATCGCCCACCCGCTGTGGTTCCTCGGGCTCTACCTGGTGGCGGTCGCCGCGACCCCGGTCATGGCGTGGCTGCACCGCAACGCCCGGCTGCTCGCGCCGGTCGGGCTGGTCGCGCTGATGATCGCCGTCGACGCCTGCCGCATCGGGTTCGGCTGGCGCGCCGGCGGCCACCTCAACCTGGTGCTCGGCGCGCTGCTGCTCCAGCAGGTCGGCTTCCACTACGCGGACGGCGGCCTGCGACGCGTGCCGCGCCGGGTCCTCGCCACGCTCGCGACGGCCGCCGTGCCCGCCCTGCTGGCGCTGATCACGTTCGGCGGCTACCCGCGCACCATGATGGCGCTGCCCGGCGAGCGGGCGTCGAACCTCAGCCCGCCCACGGTGTGCCTGCTCGTGCTCGGCCTGGCGCAGATCTGCGTCGTCCTGCTGCTGCGGGACCGCGTCACCGCCTGGTTGGAGGGGCACCGGCTGTGGCGGGTCGTGGACTTCGCCCGCGCCGCCCCGATGACCGTCTACCTCGGCTACCTCACCGCCCTGGCCGCGCTGGTCGGCGGTCTCGGGCTGCTCGACGAGCGCGCGGCGTTCGACTGGGTCGTCACCCGGCCCCGCTGGCTGGCCGTGCTGGTGCTGCTGCTCCTGCCCGTGCTGCTGCTGTTCCACCGCTTCGAGCGGAACGGCCTGCCCGACCTCGGCCGCGGCCGGGAGACCCACCGCACCCGACTGGCCGCCACCCTCGGCGTCGGCTACGGCGTGCTGGGCGTCCTCGGGTTCGTGGTGACCGGGTTCGCCGGCGCGGCGGGCACGCTCGTCGTGATCGAGGTCGACCCGCTGCAGAACCTCATCCACCTGCTGCTCGGCTGGTACCTGCTGCACGCCGCGCACACCGGCGCCTGCCACGACCGCAGGCCCTGGCTGCTCACCGCGCTGGCCTGCGTCCCGCCGCTGCTCGTCCTGGAACCCACGGCGGCCGTGGTCGCGCTGCACGGCGCGACGATCGCGGCGGCGCTGCTGGCCGCCATACCGAAGCAGGACCAGCAGCACGCGGCCGAACACCGGCAGCCACGTCAGGCGCTCCAGCACCCGTAGCGCGTCCGACGGCGGCGTGTGCAGGCCGCGCAGCGGGCCGAACGCCGAGCCGGCGAGCGTGACCACGAGCAGCGCGCTCTGGTGCAGCAGGAAGACCGGCAGCGCAGCAGCACGACCTGGAGGAGGTGCGGATCACGGGGCCGATGCCAGGCGGGTGGGGCCCCGCGCACATGCGACCCGGGGGTGTCATACCGGAGTAGCACCCCGGTGGACAAGGCGTTGCCTAGAACTGACACCACCGGGTAGGCAGTACGGCAGAGCGCGAGAACCCCTACTCCGTGTTGAAAGATGGCTGAATGCACCCGCACCAGGACCCCGACCGCTGGTCACGGCTCCGCGCCGTGGCCGGTGAGGCCCTGACCGCCACCAAGGTCGGGGAGGACGCTGTCGCGGTCGACCTGGTGACCGGTTACCTCAGCGGCTCCCCCGAGGGGGACGAGGAGATCAGAGAGCTGGTGCTGCTGCTGTTCTCCGAGTGCAGCGACATGGTCGCCGCGCTCGGCTCGGGCGGTGCGACGCCGGTGAAGATGCAGGTCTTCGACGAGGACGGCCAGGAGGTGCCGATCGACGACGCGGACCCTCCGGTCCGCACCGCGATCCGCACGCTGCTCGCCGAGGTGCACGGCGACCAGGAGGCCGCCGCCGAGCAGATCGAGATCGCGCTGGCCAACGGGCGGCCGCAGGAGTTGGCGACGGTCGTGCTCCAGGCCCTGCGCTGGACGGTGAAGCTCGCCCTGGAGTGCGAGGTGCGCGACCTGCCGGTGGCGCCGTGGATCGCGACAGCGCTCGACGAGTAGCCCCCGCCGCGTCACCGAGCCCGCACCGGGCCACCTCGTCGCCCCTACGAGTGATCATCGCGGACAACCACCCGAGAGTCCAACGCCCAGGTCCCGGGTGTTGGACTCCCGGGACCTGGGCGTTGGACTCTCGGGTCAGGAGGTCAGGAGGTCAGGAGGTCAGGAGTTCGGTCAGGAGCTTGGCGATCTGGTCCACCTCGATCAGGAACGCGTCGTGCCCGTACGGCGAGGTCACCACGCGCACGCCGCCGGCGCCCGGGACGGCGTCGGCGATCTCGGCCTGGCGGGCCAGGGGGTAGAGGCGATCCGAGTCGATGCCCGCCACGATCGTGCGCGCGGTGACCCGCGACAGCGCCTCGCGCACGCCACCCCGGTCACGGCCCACGTCGTGGCCGTTCATCGCCTCCGTCAGCACGACGTAGCTCTCCGGGTCGAACCGGCGCACGAGCTTCGCCGCGTGGTGGTCCAGGTACGACTCCACCGCGTACCGGCCGTCCGCCTGCACCTCGCGGCCGAAGCGGGCGGACAGCTCCGCCTCGCTGCGGTAGCTGAGGTGCGCGATGCGGCGCGCCACGCCGAGACCGCCCACGGGGTCCAGCCGGAGGGCGTGCAGCTGGGCCGACGCCAGCGCGATGTTGTCCGCCGACGACGACGCGGGCGCGGCCAGCACAAGCAGGTTCCGCACCCGCTCGGGCGCGGTCACCGCCCACTCCAGCGCCCGCATCCCGCCCATCGACCCGCCGAGGACGGCGGCCCACGACGCCACGCCCAGGTGGTCGGCCAGCAGCACCTCGGCGGCGACCTGGTCGCGCACCGACACTCGCGGGAACCGCGGTCCCCACGGCCGGCCGTCCGGGGCGGTCGACCACGGCCCGGTGGTGCCCTGGCACCCGCCCAGCACGTTCGGCGCCACCACGAACCACTCGGCCGGGTCCAGCGCGCGGCCGGGGCCGATCAGGCCGTCCCACCAGCCCGGCGTCGGGTGGCCCGGCTCCACGCCGCCCGCCACGTGGCTGTCCCCGGTCAGGGCGTGCAGCACGAGCACGGCGTTCGACCGGTCGGCGTTCGGCTCGCCCCACGTCTCGTAGGCGATCGACAGCGGCAGCGCCGGCTCGCCCGACGCACCCGGCAGCTCGCCGCGGAACCACCGGCGTCGCCCGTTCGGGTCCCCCTCCCGCCACCCGCCGGCGGCGGGAGGGGTCTCCCCGACAGTGGACCCGGAACCCGTGGACCCGAAGCTCACAGCACCGACTTGGCGGCCCGGAAGCCCGTCTCCAGATCGGCCTTGAGGTCCTCCACGCCCTCGATGCCCACCGAGAGCCTGATGAGGCCGGCCGTGACGCCCGCGACGACCTGCTCCTCGGGTGTGAGCTGGCTGTGCGTGGTGCTGGCCGGGTGGATGACGAGGCTGCGCACGTCACCGATGTTCGCGAGCTGGCTGAACAGCTCCAGCGCGTCCACGAACGCCCGTCCCGCCTCGACGCCGCCGTGCAGCTCGAACGACACGATGCCGCCCGCGCCGTTCGGCAGGTACTTCCGCGCGAGGTGGTGCCACGGGCTGGACTCCAGGCCCGCGTAGTGCACCTTCTCCACCTCGTCGCGCGACTCCAGCCAGCGGGCCAGCTCCAGCGCGTTGGCCGAGTGCCGCTCCAGGCGCAGCGACAGCGTCTCGATGCCCTGGAGGATCAGGAAGCTGTTCAGCGGCGCGATGGCCGCACCCGTGTCGCGCAGCCCCTGCACGCGCAGCTTCGCGGCGAACGAGCCGTGCCCGAGCGCCGGCCAGTACCGGAGGCCGTGGTAGCTGGGGTCCGGCTCGTTGAAGTCGGGGAACCTCGCCGCGTCGGAGAACTCGAACTTCCCGCCGTCCACGACGACGCCCGCGACCGCGTTGCCGTGCCCGCCGAGGTACTTGGTGGCGGAGTGGATCACGATGTCCGCGCCGTGCTCCAGCGGTCGGAGCAGGTACGGCGTGGGCACGGTGTTGTCCACGACCAGCGGA
This region of Saccharothrix longispora genomic DNA includes:
- a CDS encoding bifunctional o-acetylhomoserine/o-acetylserine sulfhydrylase — its product is MSWSFDTRQVHSGAAPDPATGARATPIYQTTSFVFRDTAHGAALFSLAEPGNIYTRINNPTQDVLEQRVAALEGGVAAVAFASGQAAETATILNLARAGDHFVASASLYGGTYNLFHYTLPKLGIEVSFVEDPDDLDAWRAAVRPNTKLFFAESLANPRSNVLDVEAVAALAHESGVPLVVDNTVPTPYLLRPLEHGADIVIHSATKYLGGHGNAVAGVVVDGGKFEFSDAARFPDFNEPDPSYHGLRYWPALGHGSFAAKLRVQGLRDTGAAIAPLNSFLILQGIETLSLRLERHSANALELARWLESRDEVEKVHYAGLESSPWHHLARKYLPNGAGGIVSFELHGGVEAGRAFVDALELFSQLANIGDVRSLVIHPASTTHSQLTPEEQVVAGVTAGLIRLSVGIEGVEDLKADLETGFRAAKSVL